The Salvia splendens isolate huo1 unplaced genomic scaffold, SspV2 ctg322, whole genome shotgun sequence genome has a segment encoding these proteins:
- the LOC121789738 gene encoding uncharacterized protein LOC121789738: MAYQGMNVNGKIWIFVEEGASFKAECDTDQVLHGRFVSPRLANHINLSVVYAKCTRGERLQIWDKMRVISVITEDTPWMIGGDFNTILLPHDRAESETNRQAEMVDFAETIEDCRVLDPGINGSDFTWAKNGLFERLDRVLVNEPWAQNFKVTRVTNLPRVSSDHGPVLVRCLIPSNHSGGRPFRFQNMWVRHEGFADLVREDWIQPTGAEGLLNFQIKLARIKRALKEWNKEVFGNIHENLRDMEEKIAAAQDDFEEKPSPDNRAEVNICIAMYIRLLKMEEDFWRQKATLRWLAEGDKNTKFYQSWVKQKRIRMRIHMIKVEGREVSDVRGD; encoded by the coding sequence ATGGCTTACCAAGGCATGAATGTTAATGGGaagatttggatttttgtggaaGAGGGGGCAAGCTTTAAAGCCGAGTGTGACACGGACCAGGTTCTACATGGTCGGTTCGTATCGCCTCGCTTGGCTAATCACATAAACTTGTCCGTGGTCTATGCAAAATGCACGAGGGGCGAGAGGCTTCAAATTTGGGATAAAATGAGGGTGATCTCGGTAATCACGGAAGACACTCCTTGGAtgatcggtggcgatttcaacaccatcctcTTGCCCCACGACAGAGCCGAAAGCGAGACTAATCGCCAAGCCGAGATGGTGGACTTTGCGGAGACCATTGAAGACTGTAGGGTGCTTGACCCGGGCATTAACGGCTCGGATTTCACGTGGGCTAAGAATGGCCTTTTCGAAAGGCTAGACAGGGTGTTAGTGAATGAACCATGGGCACAAAACTTCAAAGTTACGAGGGTGACCAACCTTCCTCGGGTTTCTTCGGATCATGGGCCCGTGCTGGTAAGGTGCCTAATCCCAAGTAACCATTCGGGGGGCCGACCATTCCGGTTCCAAAATATGTGGGTTAGACACGAAGGGTTCGCCGACCTGGTTCGAGAGGATTGGATTCAACCGACCGGGGCCGAGGGATTACTTAATTTTCAGATCAAGTTGGCAAGAATAAAGAGGGCACTCAAGGAGTGGAACAAGGAAGTCTTTGGGAATATTCACGAAAACCTTAGAGATATGGAGGAGAAAATAGCGGCTGCCCAAGACGACTTTGAGGAGAAACCATCGCCGGACAATAGAGCCGAAGTTAACATATGCATTGCCATGTACATTCGACTTCTcaagatggaggaagatttcTGGAGGCAAAAGGCTACTTTAAGATGGCTGGCGGAGGGTGACAAGAACACGaaattctaccaaagttgggtcaaACAAAAGAGAATCCGGATGCGCATACACATGATCAAAGTTGAGGGTAGGGAAGTATCGGATGTACGCGGAGATTAG